A genomic segment from Hyalangium minutum encodes:
- a CDS encoding CASTOR/POLLUX-related putative ion channel — MQASLLRRAGRAGRAWLIYRLDQLLTYPPLVQVAVLLLLTAILISAFAVLALAVHPGDAQFPGASEALWWSVTHFLDGGTMAGDPIRLRVLALGATGTGILALSLLTAALASKMGERITDMRSGLNPVVERGHVLCLGYAPNVALVARELARSGQRCTLVVLAPEDKDRIDAALRPARQVPGHRLRTVVRTGDPRNEQALLRVAAPSARAVIVTPPATLSDDDSVQWTLSTLLAMRRVAETGFEGRVIVEARHTEARELLSLAGEPGVAGEGQLAMDIIAADEVVASILAASTRQDGIYFVLRHLLAFDGCEFYIEPLPDSLVGQSFDEVHARVHDAILVGVRTEAGEMILCPAPASPRKLARGDRLILLASGFGRWRLGSELPSSQLPAHSAVPDPTPQHVSIVGFNSTLPHLLRELSAILPTGSRVQVVAGENSPRALPMVEDLSQKESAIQLSCDTRPAAPLMHRGQHEMCRADAVVILGNEDPHDENGDASALAMLLRLRHGQKVSGHRARRVVTEVRDPRSALHIAPRRGDCVVSSGVVAMLLAQVVLDPDVAPVYRELLSPRGVAVRLRPRRVYVSAGSATFDQVLANARARGEIALGFYPDPRSHGQAQARQRLEEGDVELGEDAWLNPPWDTRVPDTEDAQVVVLAHERDTPS, encoded by the coding sequence TCGCGGTACTGGCGCTCGCTGTGCACCCGGGCGACGCGCAGTTCCCCGGCGCCTCGGAAGCCCTGTGGTGGTCCGTCACCCACTTCCTGGATGGCGGCACCATGGCGGGAGACCCCATCCGCCTGCGGGTGCTGGCACTGGGCGCCACAGGCACAGGCATCCTCGCGCTGTCGCTGCTGACCGCAGCGCTGGCCTCGAAGATGGGCGAGCGCATCACCGACATGCGCTCGGGCCTCAACCCCGTCGTCGAGCGGGGCCACGTGCTGTGCCTCGGCTACGCGCCCAACGTGGCGCTCGTGGCGCGGGAGCTCGCCCGCTCGGGACAGCGCTGCACGCTGGTGGTGCTGGCCCCCGAGGACAAGGACCGCATTGACGCGGCGCTGAGGCCCGCTCGCCAGGTGCCGGGCCACCGGCTGCGCACGGTGGTGCGCACGGGAGATCCTCGCAACGAGCAGGCGCTGCTGCGAGTCGCCGCGCCCTCGGCCCGGGCGGTCATCGTCACGCCTCCGGCGACGCTCTCGGATGACGACTCCGTGCAGTGGACGCTGTCCACGCTGCTGGCCATGCGCCGCGTGGCAGAGACGGGCTTCGAGGGGCGGGTCATCGTCGAGGCCCGCCACACCGAGGCACGGGAGCTGCTCTCGCTGGCGGGCGAGCCGGGCGTAGCGGGCGAGGGACAGCTCGCGATGGACATCATCGCGGCGGACGAGGTGGTGGCCAGCATCCTCGCCGCGAGCACCCGGCAGGACGGCATCTACTTCGTGCTGCGGCACCTGCTCGCGTTCGATGGCTGCGAGTTCTACATCGAGCCCCTTCCCGACTCCCTGGTGGGGCAGAGCTTCGACGAGGTGCATGCCCGGGTGCACGACGCCATCCTCGTCGGCGTGCGCACCGAAGCGGGAGAGATGATCCTGTGCCCGGCGCCCGCGAGTCCCCGGAAGCTGGCGCGGGGAGACCGGCTCATCCTGCTGGCCTCGGGCTTCGGCCGGTGGCGCCTGGGGAGCGAGCTGCCCTCCTCCCAGTTGCCCGCGCACAGCGCCGTGCCCGACCCCACGCCCCAACACGTCAGCATCGTGGGCTTCAACTCCACGCTGCCCCACCTGCTGCGAGAGCTGAGCGCCATCCTGCCCACGGGCTCCCGGGTGCAGGTCGTCGCGGGCGAGAACTCCCCTCGCGCCCTGCCAATGGTGGAGGACCTGAGCCAGAAGGAGAGTGCCATCCAGCTCTCGTGTGACACCCGCCCGGCCGCGCCGCTCATGCACCGGGGACAGCACGAGATGTGCCGCGCGGACGCAGTGGTCATCCTGGGCAACGAGGATCCCCATGACGAGAACGGAGACGCGAGCGCCCTGGCCATGCTGCTGCGGCTGCGCCATGGCCAGAAGGTGAGCGGCCACCGGGCCCGGCGCGTGGTCACGGAAGTGAGAGACCCCCGCTCCGCCCTGCACATCGCGCCTCGGCGCGGGGACTGCGTGGTGTCCAGCGGCGTGGTGGCGATGCTGCTGGCGCAGGTGGTGCTGGATCCTGATGTGGCGCCCGTCTACCGGGAGCTGCTGTCTCCCCGAGGCGTCGCGGTGCGCCTTCGCCCGCGCCGGGTCTATGTCTCCGCAGGCTCGGCCACCTTCGACCAGGTGCTGGCGAACGCGAGGGCCCGAGGGGAGATTGCGCTGGGCTTCTATCCGGATCCGCGCAGCCACGGGCAGGCGCAGGCTCGCCAGCGGTTGGAGGAAGGCGACGTGGAGCTGGGCGAGGATGCGTGGCTGAACCCTCCTTGGGACACACGGGTGCCGGACACCGAGGACGCCCAAGTGGTGGTGCTGGCCCACGAGCGTGACACGCCAAGCTGA
- a CDS encoding heparin lyase I family protein: MKNVFLLVGTLLTIGTVACGPQDPLSDEVPGLLTSTESELSASNCTQLTPTSVIVSGSESSNPGTNALDNNLDTRWSNLGKGSFIDFDLGSEKSVSGAAIAWHLGTTQINNFLLQTTLDGINYTQVYSGRNSATLAAETYTFPARTARRLRISVLGNNLNNWASIAEARPCAGSVSTPPAASVVWRGDFETGNLTQWTREQEVSADRLQIVTSPVRQGGYALKATVKQGDDPIDASGNRNEMVRLTYEPANSEYYYRWSTMFPSDFPSPATWQLFTQWHHTGSSGSPPVEFAVNNGNIILYCRSTEVWRTPLVRGVWNDFVFHVKWSPSSSTGFVELYHQGRLVLPKRYCATQFSGQVNYLKVGLYRNSSISQTGVVYHDNWLMGRSLSDVMP; this comes from the coding sequence ATGAAGAACGTTTTTCTGTTGGTTGGAACCTTGCTCACCATCGGCACCGTGGCCTGCGGCCCGCAGGACCCTCTCTCCGATGAAGTTCCAGGACTCCTGACCTCCACCGAGAGCGAGCTGTCTGCGTCCAACTGCACGCAGCTCACCCCCACCTCGGTGATCGTCTCTGGCAGTGAGTCCAGCAACCCGGGAACCAACGCCCTGGACAACAACCTGGACACCCGCTGGAGCAACCTCGGCAAGGGCTCCTTCATCGACTTCGACCTGGGCTCGGAGAAGTCGGTGTCGGGTGCGGCCATCGCCTGGCACCTGGGCACCACGCAGATCAACAACTTCCTCCTCCAGACGACGCTGGACGGCATCAACTACACCCAGGTCTACAGCGGGCGGAACAGCGCCACCCTGGCGGCGGAGACCTATACGTTCCCCGCGCGCACCGCGCGCCGCCTGCGCATCAGCGTGCTGGGTAACAACCTGAACAACTGGGCCAGCATCGCCGAGGCCCGTCCGTGCGCGGGCTCGGTGAGCACTCCACCCGCTGCCTCAGTGGTGTGGCGCGGCGACTTCGAGACGGGCAACCTCACGCAGTGGACCCGGGAGCAAGAGGTGAGCGCGGACCGGCTGCAGATCGTCACTTCGCCGGTGCGCCAGGGCGGCTATGCGCTCAAGGCCACCGTGAAGCAGGGAGATGATCCCATCGACGCCAGCGGCAACCGCAACGAGATGGTGCGCCTGACGTACGAGCCGGCGAACTCCGAGTACTACTACCGCTGGAGCACGATGTTCCCGTCGGACTTCCCGTCCCCGGCCACCTGGCAGCTCTTCACCCAGTGGCACCACACGGGCAGCAGCGGCTCGCCGCCGGTGGAGTTTGCCGTCAACAACGGCAACATCATCCTCTACTGCCGCAGCACCGAAGTGTGGCGCACCCCGCTGGTGCGCGGCGTGTGGAACGACTTCGTCTTCCACGTGAAGTGGTCGCCCAGCTCGAGCACCGGCTTCGTGGAGCTCTACCACCAGGGCCGGCTCGTGCTGCCCAAGCGCTACTGCGCCACCCAGTTCTCCGGACAGGTCAACTACCTGAAGGTGGGCCTGTACCGGAACTCCAGCATCAGCCAGACGGGCGTGGTGTACCACGACAACTGGCTCATGGGCCGCTCGCTGTCGGATGTGATGCCGTAG